A window from Microbacterium ginsengiterrae encodes these proteins:
- the pip gene encoding prolyl aminopeptidase, whose translation MNTDALYPPIEPYDSGMLIVGDGQRIAWEVSGNPDGKPVVFLHGGPGGGTAPWHRRFFDPERYRIVLFDQRGCGRSVPHASSPDADLRFNTTAHLIADIELLRKNLGIAQWQVFGGSWGSALALAYAQAHPDSVSELVLRGIFTLRREELEWFYEGGAAALFPDLWEDFVAQIPILERNRMIEAYHRRLFDSDPAVHVPAARAWSKWEGSTVTLRPDEETVQRMTEDATAVAFARIENHYFVNNGWWTQGQLIAGVDAIRHIPAVIVQGRYDVCTPMMTAWDLHRAWPQAEFVVVDDAGHSASEPGIQQALRRATDAFAG comes from the coding sequence ATGAACACGGATGCACTGTATCCGCCGATCGAACCGTACGACAGCGGGATGCTGATCGTCGGCGATGGCCAGCGGATCGCGTGGGAGGTGAGCGGCAACCCCGACGGCAAGCCCGTGGTCTTCCTCCACGGCGGTCCTGGTGGCGGCACCGCCCCCTGGCATCGCCGGTTCTTCGACCCCGAGCGGTACCGCATCGTCCTGTTCGACCAGCGCGGCTGCGGACGCAGCGTGCCGCATGCCAGCAGCCCCGACGCCGACCTGCGGTTCAACACCACGGCGCACCTCATCGCCGACATCGAGCTCCTGCGCAAGAACCTCGGCATCGCGCAGTGGCAGGTCTTCGGTGGATCGTGGGGCAGCGCGCTGGCCCTCGCCTACGCGCAGGCGCACCCCGACTCGGTCTCCGAACTCGTGCTCCGCGGCATCTTCACCCTTCGGCGGGAAGAGCTGGAGTGGTTCTACGAAGGCGGAGCGGCCGCCCTGTTCCCCGACCTCTGGGAGGACTTCGTCGCCCAGATCCCCATCCTCGAACGCAACAGGATGATCGAGGCGTACCACCGCCGGCTCTTCGACTCAGACCCCGCGGTGCACGTGCCCGCAGCGCGCGCATGGTCGAAGTGGGAGGGCTCGACCGTCACACTGCGACCCGACGAGGAGACGGTGCAGCGGATGACCGAGGATGCCACCGCCGTGGCCTTCGCCCGCATCGAGAACCACTACTTCGTGAACAACGGGTGGTGGACGCAGGGACAGCTGATCGCCGGCGTCGACGCCATCCGCCACATCCCCGCCGTCATCGTGCAGGGGCGGTACGACGTGTGCACGCCGATGATGACCGCCTGGGACCTGCATCGGGCATGGCCGCAAGCGGAGTTCGTCGTCGTGGACGACGCGGGGCACTCGGCATCCGAGCCGGGCATCCAACAGGCGCTCCGCCGGGCGACGGACGCGTTCGCCGGGTGA
- a CDS encoding aldehyde dehydrogenase family protein, with translation MSSATTPTTATTLDEAERARLDTAIDELHTGARTWAALSLAQRATLLRGVRTAVAASTQEWAETAAHSKGLGGGHLLRGEEWLAGPYSVLGALDAYVETLTRLAEGRNPLEGVRVDRSPGGRTRVHAFPLTGIDRVLLSGFTGEVWLTPGTTPRTARAGAGLAQRTPTESGGVGLVLGAGNVTSIPVLDVLYELLAHNRTAILKVNPTQDAMVPVFEHALAALIEPGFLRIVRGGGDVGAFLTGHKRLSHVHITGSAATFDAIVWGSGKGAAAARRRRENRPLMKKPITAELGGVSPIIVVPGEWTQADLRFHAEHIATMRLQNCGHNCIAGQVVIISSDWPQAEEFRLALRRAYAAAPERPTWYPGSGDRMHQAHDDYPDALVLGDRLLVEIDEGDDPSALENTEYFAPVLGVTTLPGSGQEFLDAAVAYANDRLQGTLGANLLIDPVTQKALGTGFERAITQLRYGSIAINAWTAFGFITPTLTWGAFPGNTVQDVGSGIGVVHNALLLDAVERSVLRGPFRPMPRSLPVLNGGGRFTILPTPPWFVTARTGAAVSEGLTRFRATGGVVGLVKTLLQALRA, from the coding sequence ATGAGTTCAGCGACCACCCCCACCACTGCGACCACCCTGGACGAGGCGGAGCGCGCGCGACTGGACACGGCCATCGACGAGCTCCACACCGGAGCCAGGACCTGGGCGGCTCTCAGCCTCGCGCAGCGCGCGACACTGCTGCGCGGCGTACGCACGGCGGTCGCGGCATCCACGCAGGAGTGGGCCGAGACGGCGGCACACTCGAAAGGCCTCGGCGGCGGTCATCTGCTTCGCGGGGAGGAGTGGCTGGCCGGACCGTACAGCGTCCTCGGCGCGCTGGACGCCTATGTCGAGACGCTGACCCGGCTGGCGGAGGGGCGCAACCCGCTGGAGGGCGTCCGCGTCGACCGCTCCCCTGGCGGCCGCACGCGCGTGCATGCGTTCCCGCTGACAGGAATCGACCGCGTGCTGCTGTCCGGTTTCACCGGCGAGGTGTGGCTGACGCCGGGGACGACACCTCGCACGGCGCGCGCCGGTGCCGGCCTCGCCCAGCGCACCCCGACCGAGTCGGGCGGCGTCGGTCTCGTGCTGGGTGCGGGCAACGTCACCTCGATCCCGGTCCTCGACGTCCTGTACGAGCTCCTCGCGCACAACCGCACGGCGATCCTCAAGGTGAATCCCACCCAGGACGCCATGGTCCCCGTCTTCGAGCACGCCCTGGCCGCACTGATCGAGCCGGGATTCCTGCGGATCGTGCGCGGCGGCGGGGACGTCGGCGCCTTCCTCACCGGCCACAAGCGGTTGAGCCACGTCCACATCACCGGCTCCGCTGCGACCTTCGATGCGATCGTGTGGGGCTCCGGCAAGGGCGCCGCCGCCGCGCGACGGCGACGGGAGAACCGGCCCCTGATGAAGAAGCCCATCACCGCAGAGCTCGGCGGGGTCTCGCCCATCATCGTGGTCCCCGGCGAATGGACCCAGGCCGATCTGCGTTTCCACGCCGAGCACATCGCCACCATGCGCCTGCAGAACTGCGGCCACAACTGCATCGCCGGCCAGGTCGTCATCATCTCGTCCGACTGGCCCCAGGCGGAGGAGTTCCGTCTCGCGCTTCGGCGCGCATACGCCGCGGCGCCCGAGCGCCCGACCTGGTACCCCGGCTCCGGCGATCGCATGCATCAGGCGCACGATGACTACCCGGACGCGCTCGTGCTCGGTGATCGTCTGCTCGTCGAGATCGACGAGGGTGATGACCCGTCCGCGCTGGAGAACACCGAGTACTTCGCACCGGTGCTGGGTGTGACCACGCTCCCCGGGTCGGGGCAGGAGTTCCTCGATGCGGCGGTCGCATACGCCAACGACCGCCTCCAGGGCACGCTGGGGGCGAACCTCCTCATCGACCCGGTCACGCAGAAGGCACTGGGGACCGGCTTCGAGCGGGCGATCACGCAGTTGCGCTACGGCTCGATCGCGATCAACGCCTGGACGGCGTTCGGTTTCATCACCCCGACACTCACCTGGGGCGCGTTCCCCGGCAACACCGTTCAGGACGTCGGCAGCGGGATCGGGGTCGTCCACAACGCGCTGCTGCTCGACGCCGTCGAGCGGTCGGTGCTGCGCGGTCCGTTCCGTCCGATGCCGCGATCGCTTCCCGTCCTCAACGGCGGAGGGCGCTTCACGATCCTCCCCACCCCGCCCTGGTTCGTCACCGCACGCACGGGCGCGGCCGTGAGTGAGGGACTCACCCGGTTCCGTGCGACCGGAGGGGTCGTCGGGCTGGTCAAGACCCTGTTGCAGGCGCTGCGAGCCTGA
- a CDS encoding MFS transporter, giving the protein MSNVARPERASTRLSARTIVTYAIGSLGTGGYATLPGLVLTYFLTDNLGVAALVAGLIVTAAKVWDVVIDPLIGAASDRQLARTGSRRGLMVLGALTLPVFFALTFAVPPSWGPAAGAVCVLLAFLGTATSFSLFQVPYVALPAELTDGYDERTRLLGWRVVVLTAAILLFGAGGPMLRRATGDPVTGYLLMGVVAGVAIGIGMLIASRTAREGVAAPADTARTSLREQYLDGFRTLRRSAPFRALLGTFLLQALATGTMLAGAQYVARWVLGDEAAVEILFVALVAPALIATPVWTAVAARTGKERAFLFASILFLLSSATITIALWSPGAWIYASVAGAGIAYAGLQSLPMAMLPDVISHDERTSGPGRAGTFTGIWTAGETVGFALGATAVALMLAVTGYVSSVAGTGAAQPDSAVAGIVLSFSILPAALMALSLVPLSRYRLRRSDIDAPASPVS; this is encoded by the coding sequence ATGAGCAACGTCGCTCGCCCAGAACGAGCCTCCACCCGCCTGTCCGCCCGCACGATCGTCACGTACGCGATCGGTTCGCTGGGCACCGGTGGCTACGCGACCCTTCCCGGTCTCGTCCTCACGTACTTCCTGACGGACAACCTCGGTGTCGCCGCCCTCGTGGCCGGCCTCATCGTCACCGCTGCGAAGGTGTGGGACGTCGTGATCGACCCGCTGATCGGGGCGGCGTCGGACCGGCAGCTCGCCCGCACGGGTTCCCGTCGCGGTCTCATGGTCCTCGGCGCCCTCACCCTTCCCGTCTTCTTCGCCCTCACCTTCGCCGTCCCTCCGTCATGGGGCCCGGCAGCGGGGGCCGTCTGCGTCCTGCTGGCCTTCCTCGGCACGGCGACGTCCTTCAGCCTCTTCCAGGTGCCGTACGTCGCCCTCCCCGCCGAGCTCACCGACGGATACGACGAGCGGACCCGTCTGCTCGGCTGGCGCGTGGTGGTTCTCACCGCGGCGATCCTCCTCTTCGGCGCTGGCGGCCCCATGCTGCGCCGCGCGACCGGCGACCCGGTGACCGGCTACCTCCTCATGGGCGTCGTCGCCGGCGTCGCCATCGGCATCGGGATGCTGATCGCCAGTCGCACCGCCCGCGAGGGCGTGGCCGCCCCCGCCGACACCGCGCGCACGTCGCTTCGCGAGCAGTACCTCGACGGGTTCCGCACACTGCGGCGGAGCGCGCCGTTCCGCGCGCTCCTTGGCACCTTCCTGCTGCAGGCACTGGCCACGGGCACCATGCTCGCCGGTGCGCAGTACGTCGCACGCTGGGTCCTCGGCGACGAGGCCGCCGTCGAGATCCTGTTCGTCGCCCTCGTCGCGCCGGCGCTCATCGCGACCCCCGTATGGACGGCGGTGGCCGCACGCACGGGCAAAGAGCGCGCCTTCCTCTTCGCCAGCATCCTCTTCCTCCTCTCGTCCGCGACGATCACGATCGCCCTCTGGTCCCCCGGTGCATGGATCTACGCCTCGGTGGCGGGTGCGGGAATCGCCTACGCCGGGCTGCAGTCACTGCCGATGGCGATGCTGCCGGACGTCATCTCGCACGATGAGCGCACGAGCGGACCGGGCAGAGCAGGCACCTTCACCGGGATCTGGACCGCCGGTGAGACGGTCGGATTCGCCTTGGGAGCGACCGCGGTCGCGCTCATGCTCGCCGTGACCGGCTACGTCTCCAGCGTGGCGGGGACAGGCGCCGCGCAGCCGGACTCAGCCGTCGCCGGCATCGTGCTGAGCTTCAGCATCCTGCCCGCCGCGCTCATGGCTCTCAGCCTCGTGCCGCTGTCGCGGTATCGCCTGCGCCGGTCGGACATCGACGCACCCGCCAGCCCCGTCTCCTGA
- a CDS encoding glutaredoxin family protein: MTSTAPETITMFGADWCRDCIRTKKQLDELGVEYTYVDLVANPAAADIAKEISGRTNIPVVVYPDASHHVEPSNDDVAAKLRELALI, encoded by the coding sequence ATGACCTCGACTGCTCCGGAGACCATCACCATGTTCGGCGCCGACTGGTGCCGCGACTGCATCCGCACCAAGAAGCAGCTCGACGAACTGGGTGTCGAGTACACCTACGTCGATCTCGTCGCGAACCCCGCCGCAGCGGACATCGCCAAGGAGATCTCCGGCCGCACGAACATCCCCGTCGTCGTCTATCCTGACGCCTCGCACCACGTCGAGCCGTCGAACGACGACGTCGCAGCGAAGCTGCGCGAGCTCGCGCTGATCTGA
- a CDS encoding glycosyltransferase — protein sequence MAVTVIVPTFNERDNVAELVERTAAALEGRDAEILFVDDSADDTEAEILRVATTAAVPVRVIHRRVNSGGLGGAVAAGLAAAGGDVCVVMDGDLQHPPELIVTMLDRFAEGDADVVAASRYVGGGDSAGLGTAVRFGVSRASTWLTKAMFPRRLAAATDPMTGFFLVDRRRVDLAVLRPKGFKILLEILARTDGLRIAEVPMAFSERHSGTSKASVRQGATFLAHLARLRFGKMSRFAVIGAIGAVANLGIMWALTTAGLPYVWAAIIGAEVTIVGNFLLQERFVFGDMRRDARGVWARFGASFTFNNVEAALRIPVMVLMVETWHISSVVATAISLVVAFFARFLFHSLFVYAPRRARAAAGVEEPTTDTAAQRIVAAIDAEAMRPGEL from the coding sequence ATCGCTGTCACGGTCATCGTCCCCACGTTCAACGAACGGGACAACGTCGCGGAGCTCGTCGAGCGCACGGCAGCGGCTCTCGAGGGGCGCGACGCCGAGATCCTCTTCGTCGACGACAGCGCGGATGACACCGAGGCCGAGATCCTGCGCGTCGCCACCACGGCCGCCGTCCCTGTTCGGGTGATCCATCGACGCGTGAACAGCGGAGGTCTCGGCGGCGCCGTCGCCGCGGGGCTCGCGGCCGCCGGCGGTGACGTCTGCGTCGTGATGGACGGCGATCTGCAGCATCCCCCCGAACTCATCGTCACGATGCTCGACCGCTTCGCCGAGGGGGATGCCGACGTCGTGGCCGCATCGCGTTACGTGGGCGGCGGCGACTCCGCCGGCCTCGGCACCGCCGTGCGCTTCGGTGTCTCACGCGCCTCCACATGGCTGACCAAGGCGATGTTCCCGCGGCGCCTGGCTGCGGCGACCGACCCGATGACGGGGTTCTTCCTCGTCGACCGTCGTCGGGTGGATCTCGCCGTGCTCCGTCCGAAGGGGTTCAAGATCCTCCTCGAGATCCTCGCCAGGACCGACGGGCTTCGCATCGCCGAGGTGCCGATGGCCTTCTCCGAGCGGCACAGCGGCACGTCCAAGGCGTCGGTGCGGCAGGGCGCGACCTTCCTCGCGCACCTCGCGAGGCTGCGGTTCGGAAAGATGTCGCGCTTCGCGGTCATCGGCGCGATCGGTGCGGTGGCGAACCTCGGGATCATGTGGGCGCTGACCACCGCCGGTCTGCCGTATGTGTGGGCGGCGATCATCGGCGCCGAGGTCACGATCGTCGGCAACTTCCTCCTGCAGGAGCGCTTCGTCTTCGGTGACATGCGGCGCGATGCCCGCGGCGTGTGGGCCCGCTTCGGCGCATCGTTCACCTTCAACAACGTCGAGGCGGCGCTGCGGATCCCCGTCATGGTCCTCATGGTCGAGACGTGGCACATCTCGAGCGTGGTGGCGACCGCGATCTCGCTCGTGGTGGCCTTCTTCGCGCGCTTCCTGTTCCACTCGCTCTTCGTCTACGCGCCGCGGCGCGCCCGAGCGGCTGCGGGGGTCGAGGAGCCGACGACGGACACCGCCGCGCAGCGCATCGTCGCGGCGATCGACGCCGAGGCGATGCGTCCGGGCGAACTCTGA
- a CDS encoding acyl-CoA desaturase — protein sequence MASTAQGLRSEEKRISITTTVESTGTLGPVRQTYSGNAEFPPMAHAYKSVLQVVRETGLLQRARWFYALVGAGILVALAGCITGFILLGDSWFQLLIAAALGIVFTQIAFLAHEAAHRQILASGPKNFRLARILAGSIGMSYSWWDSKHTKHHGNPNMVGKDPDIEVDTISFLDEDAAKSRGIVRMITRHQGWLFFPLLTMEGLNLHFLSLKYLVTTKKVKGRWTELGIIALRFALLLTPIFLFLPLGMAFAFIGVQMAVFGVYMGASFAPNHKGMPIIAPDARLDFFSKQVRTSRNIRGGWWATVLMGGLNYQVEHHLFPNMPRVYLSKAREIVRDYCASNDVPYTETSLIRSYAIVIEYLNRVGLAARDPFDCPAAAQLRRAS from the coding sequence TTGGCTTCCACAGCTCAAGGGCTCCGATCGGAGGAGAAGCGTATCTCCATCACAACAACCGTCGAATCCACCGGCACCCTCGGTCCGGTTCGCCAGACCTACTCCGGCAACGCGGAGTTCCCTCCCATGGCGCACGCGTACAAGAGCGTCCTGCAGGTCGTCCGTGAGACCGGACTCCTGCAGCGGGCCCGTTGGTTCTACGCCCTCGTCGGCGCCGGCATCCTCGTGGCTCTCGCCGGATGCATCACCGGCTTCATCCTGCTCGGCGACAGCTGGTTCCAGCTCCTCATCGCCGCGGCCCTCGGCATCGTCTTCACCCAGATCGCCTTCCTCGCCCACGAGGCGGCTCACCGCCAGATCCTCGCATCCGGCCCGAAGAACTTCCGTCTCGCGAGGATCCTCGCCGGTTCCATCGGCATGAGCTACTCCTGGTGGGACAGCAAGCACACCAAGCACCACGGCAACCCGAACATGGTGGGCAAGGATCCCGACATCGAAGTCGACACGATCTCCTTCCTCGACGAAGACGCAGCAAAGTCGCGCGGCATCGTCCGGATGATCACCCGCCACCAGGGATGGCTGTTCTTCCCCCTCCTGACGATGGAGGGTCTGAACCTGCACTTCCTGAGCCTCAAGTACCTCGTCACGACGAAGAAGGTCAAGGGCCGCTGGACCGAACTCGGCATCATCGCCCTGCGTTTCGCACTGCTGCTGACGCCGATCTTCCTCTTCCTGCCGCTGGGCATGGCGTTCGCGTTCATCGGCGTGCAGATGGCCGTGTTCGGCGTCTACATGGGCGCATCGTTCGCTCCGAACCACAAGGGCATGCCGATCATCGCGCCGGACGCCCGTCTGGACTTCTTCTCCAAGCAGGTGCGCACCTCGCGCAACATCCGCGGCGGATGGTGGGCCACGGTCCTCATGGGCGGTCTCAACTACCAGGTGGAGCACCACCTGTTCCCGAACATGCCGCGCGTGTACCTGTCGAAGGCGCGTGAGATCGTCCGCGACTACTGCGCGTCCAACGACGTGCCGTACACCGAGACGTCGTTGATCCGTTCGTACGCGATCGTCATCGAGTACCTCAACCGGGTCGGGCTCGCCGCTCGCGACCCGTTCGACTGCCCGGCCGCCGCACAGCTGCGCCGCGCCTCGTAG
- a CDS encoding amidase has translation MSELHDLTAIEQLAALRTGEIGPVDLAGHYLDRIARLDAGLGAFVEVTADAATARARSLAADAPTGALWGLPFADKDLVPRAGVPTRYGSRLHRDVVPDVTGDQAAVLDEAGGVSLGKTNTPEFGLTGYTESQVAPPARDPWNPANGAGGSSGGAATAVAAGLLPLAPASDGGGSIRIPAATVGLVGIKPSRGRVPFASGLDSPGGLPVAGPIARTVADAALLLDVQVAGRPHPYATAAPGAGPFLTSVGAGAASARVGVTTVSPWDDAEDIRLDPDAERAVAVAAALLADAGSAVEAFDWKPRGYAEMFTTIWRTSAARMNLSDAELELVEPITSWLVREGRRLTGAEVLEALAAATAFERETITAFAPFDAVLTPALALPAQPVGWFDADDAARNFSQQVQYAPYSSFVNVCGLPAVVVPVTLDGSGHPVSVQLIGRPGGEAAIVALAAELEGRVGPLPRPDVWRA, from the coding sequence ATGTCTGAGCTGCACGACCTGACCGCGATCGAGCAGCTGGCGGCGCTGCGGACCGGCGAGATCGGCCCCGTCGACCTCGCAGGGCACTACCTCGACCGGATCGCCCGCCTCGATGCCGGGCTCGGCGCGTTCGTCGAGGTGACAGCGGATGCCGCGACCGCCCGCGCCCGCTCCCTCGCCGCCGACGCGCCGACCGGTGCGCTGTGGGGGCTGCCGTTCGCGGACAAGGACCTCGTGCCGCGGGCCGGCGTGCCCACCCGCTACGGCTCGCGCCTGCACCGCGACGTCGTGCCCGACGTCACCGGCGACCAGGCCGCCGTGCTCGATGAGGCCGGCGGCGTCAGCCTCGGAAAGACGAACACTCCGGAGTTCGGGCTCACCGGATACACGGAGAGCCAGGTCGCCCCACCGGCGCGCGACCCATGGAACCCCGCGAACGGTGCAGGAGGGTCGAGCGGAGGAGCCGCGACGGCCGTCGCCGCCGGACTGCTGCCTCTCGCCCCGGCATCCGACGGGGGAGGGTCGATCCGCATTCCGGCCGCCACCGTGGGGCTCGTCGGCATCAAGCCGTCCCGCGGGCGCGTGCCGTTCGCCTCCGGACTCGACAGCCCGGGAGGGCTGCCGGTCGCTGGGCCCATCGCGCGCACGGTCGCCGACGCCGCCCTGCTCCTCGACGTCCAGGTCGCCGGGCGCCCGCATCCGTACGCGACGGCCGCACCGGGCGCAGGACCGTTCCTCACCTCGGTCGGTGCGGGTGCGGCATCCGCTCGTGTCGGCGTCACCACCGTCTCACCGTGGGACGACGCCGAGGACATCCGTCTCGATCCGGATGCCGAGCGGGCCGTCGCGGTCGCCGCGGCCCTCCTCGCGGATGCCGGCTCTGCGGTCGAGGCGTTCGACTGGAAACCGCGGGGATACGCCGAGATGTTCACGACGATCTGGCGCACGAGCGCGGCACGCATGAACCTGTCCGACGCCGAGCTCGAGCTCGTCGAACCGATCACCTCCTGGCTCGTCCGCGAGGGTCGCCGTCTCACCGGCGCAGAGGTGCTCGAGGCGCTCGCCGCGGCGACCGCCTTCGAGCGCGAGACGATCACGGCGTTCGCGCCGTTCGATGCCGTCCTCACCCCCGCGCTCGCGCTTCCGGCGCAGCCCGTCGGCTGGTTCGACGCCGACGACGCCGCACGCAACTTCTCGCAGCAGGTGCAGTACGCGCCGTACTCGAGCTTCGTGAACGTCTGCGGTCTGCCGGCCGTCGTCGTGCCGGTGACCCTCGACGGGAGCGGCCACCCGGTCAGCGTCCAGCTGATCGGTCGACCGGGAGGAGAGGCGGCGATCGTCGCGCTCGCTGCCGAACTGGAGGGGCGGGTCGGCCCGTTGCCGCGTCCCGACGTCTGGCGCGCCTGA
- a CDS encoding alpha/beta hydrolase, with protein sequence MEITSPSRPHGRRTRTRRALGLITALFVAIAGLTVAAPAAAATPWIDVQDDGYLRISVPNADVEAAVGPVSQVVVEGNFGPSHNWAQIGLQRSGANWTATYGPFTPGLYYYQVTGDDSKVLKDTSNPTSVASEPEWSTFFIPGDSAALLADAPEEAGTIETLTYDSAVAGEERQALVWLPPTYKPKGKKFPVFYLQHGGAQSYRDWVEVGRAEQILDNLWLSGRLEDMIVVMGNGNVPDFSAELLDNLVPAVEDAYNASPSKKKRALAGLSMGGGQTFEVFSEHPGEFAQIGTFGAGRFGDLDDIPVKKMNNKTDLFRVYVGNPTDVAHNDVYDSFQKFDEIGLDYQFDGVNPDAGHNWNAWQENLIDFAPRLFTKKPSDPAMSEGHTALTERFETPASGTTPTPWISDGGFVTFETTADFADAEYVSVWANTAPGGSWLRTEMSKVGDRWQTTIGPLDPWFYHYRLIVDRQAVKDTSNPTSVTSEPAWSTFLVEGEESRLLTDVAAGEGGALDVMTYQSSVAGEERSAYVWTPPGYDAERAEPYPLFVLNHGGGQTWTDWVEVGRTRQILDNLFLDGALQPMVVVMPNGNVSDYPAELLDNIVPVTEATYNVSGDPAKRALAGLSAGGARTISVLKAHPGAFASIGVFSAGFGSGDGVDVDAINAGTDLFRLYIGDITDFVYEGMMASLVTLDELGIEYEFDGVTPGPHGWDVWQKNLIDFAPRLFQELPADDVRPEVALVSPSTAGPFGAVDIQVDASDLGGLERIVANIYQDGTLVQSTQSPMGGAESGTHTATVKLPSGDYMVKYNAHDRAGNVSRTGTFDFTVDADG encoded by the coding sequence ATGGAGATCACATCCCCCAGCCGGCCGCATGGCCGGCGCACCCGCACCCGAAGAGCGCTCGGGCTGATCACGGCGTTGTTCGTCGCGATCGCCGGGCTCACGGTCGCCGCACCCGCTGCGGCGGCGACGCCATGGATCGACGTGCAGGACGACGGGTACCTGCGCATCAGCGTCCCCAACGCCGATGTCGAGGCCGCCGTCGGACCCGTGTCGCAGGTGGTGGTCGAGGGCAACTTCGGTCCGTCCCACAACTGGGCGCAGATCGGGCTGCAGCGAAGCGGTGCGAACTGGACCGCCACCTACGGCCCCTTCACCCCCGGCCTGTACTACTACCAGGTCACCGGAGACGACAGCAAGGTCCTCAAGGACACGTCGAACCCCACGAGCGTGGCCTCCGAGCCGGAGTGGAGCACGTTCTTCATCCCCGGCGACTCCGCCGCGCTGCTCGCCGACGCGCCCGAAGAGGCCGGAACGATCGAGACGCTGACCTACGACAGCGCCGTCGCCGGCGAGGAGCGCCAGGCGCTCGTCTGGCTGCCCCCGACGTACAAGCCCAAGGGCAAGAAGTTCCCGGTCTTCTACCTGCAGCACGGTGGCGCGCAGAGCTACCGCGACTGGGTCGAAGTGGGACGAGCCGAGCAGATCCTCGACAATCTGTGGCTCTCGGGCCGACTCGAGGACATGATCGTGGTGATGGGCAACGGCAACGTGCCCGACTTCTCGGCCGAGCTACTCGACAACCTCGTCCCCGCGGTGGAGGACGCGTACAATGCGTCGCCGTCGAAGAAGAAGCGCGCACTGGCCGGGCTCTCCATGGGAGGCGGCCAGACGTTCGAGGTGTTCAGCGAGCACCCCGGCGAGTTCGCCCAGATCGGAACGTTCGGCGCCGGCCGCTTCGGCGACCTGGACGACATCCCCGTGAAAAAGATGAACAACAAGACGGATCTGTTCCGCGTGTACGTCGGCAACCCGACGGATGTCGCACACAACGACGTCTACGACTCGTTCCAGAAGTTCGACGAGATCGGCCTCGACTACCAGTTCGACGGCGTGAACCCCGACGCCGGCCACAACTGGAACGCCTGGCAGGAGAACCTCATCGACTTCGCTCCGCGCCTGTTCACGAAGAAGCCGTCCGACCCCGCGATGAGCGAGGGGCACACCGCCCTCACCGAGCGCTTCGAGACACCGGCATCCGGCACGACGCCGACGCCGTGGATCAGCGATGGCGGGTTCGTCACGTTCGAGACGACGGCGGACTTCGCGGATGCCGAGTACGTGTCCGTCTGGGCGAACACGGCCCCCGGCGGCAGCTGGCTCCGCACCGAGATGAGCAAGGTCGGCGACCGCTGGCAGACGACGATCGGCCCATTGGACCCGTGGTTCTACCACTATCGGCTCATCGTCGACCGCCAGGCGGTCAAGGACACTTCGAACCCGACGTCGGTGACGTCGGAGCCCGCGTGGAGCACGTTCCTCGTCGAGGGCGAGGAGTCCCGCCTGCTCACGGATGTCGCCGCGGGCGAGGGCGGCGCACTGGATGTCATGACCTACCAGAGCAGTGTCGCCGGCGAGGAGCGCAGCGCCTATGTGTGGACGCCGCCCGGCTACGACGCCGAGCGTGCGGAGCCGTACCCGCTGTTCGTGCTCAATCACGGCGGCGGCCAGACCTGGACGGACTGGGTGGAGGTCGGCCGAACGCGGCAGATCCTCGACAACCTCTTCCTGGACGGCGCCCTCCAGCCGATGGTCGTGGTGATGCCGAACGGCAACGTCAGCGACTACCCGGCTGAGCTGCTCGACAACATCGTGCCGGTCACCGAGGCGACGTACAACGTCAGCGGCGACCCCGCGAAGCGAGCACTGGCCGGTCTCTCCGCCGGCGGCGCACGCACGATCTCCGTGCTGAAGGCGCACCCCGGTGCGTTCGCATCGATCGGCGTGTTCTCGGCGGGCTTCGGCAGCGGGGACGGCGTCGACGTCGACGCGATCAACGCCGGCACCGACCTGTTCCGGCTCTACATCGGCGACATCACCGACTTCGTCTACGAGGGCATGATGGCATCGCTGGTGACGCTGGACGAGCTCGGAATCGAGTACGAGTTCGATGGCGTGACCCCTGGGCCTCACGGCTGGGACGTGTGGCAGAAGAACCTCATCGACTTCGCGCCGCGCCTGTTCCAGGAGCTGCCGGCTGATGATGTCCGCCCGGAGGTGGCGCTCGTGTCGCCGTCGACGGCCGGGCCGTTCGGCGCGGTCGACATCCAGGTGGATGCGTCCGACCTCGGTGGGCTGGAGCGCATCGTCGCGAACATCTATCAGGACGGCACGCTCGTGCAGAGCACGCAGTCACCGATGGGCGGCGCAGAGAGCGGCACCCACACGGCGACGGTGAAGCTCCCTTCGGGTGACTACATGGTGAAGTACAACGCGCACGATCGAGCGGGCAACGTCTCGCGGACCGGCACGTTCGACTTCACCGTCGATGCGGACGGGTAG